AGCAAAATAATTGGCTGGTTTGCTTGCTTTCCAATTTTAGAAACACCTGAAAAATGCTCCGTTAAATAGTGAAGAGCCTTTTTCCACCCAACCCTATGCCCACTCAACTGTTCGTATATAACCTGCATATTTTAAACAATATACCCATTACAATTATTTCCTGAGGGTTTGTGCCAGCTACAGTTGAGTAGGGCAGATTTATGATTAGGTAATCAGCAGAAGCACCTTGTAGATATTCTCGGGAGAAGCTAATTTAAGACCATTAATTTCTATAAAACAATACGGCTTCAGAGTTCCGGAATCAAATTCAGATCTCAGCTTCCTCATAACAGCAAGTACACTCATAGTCTGTAGGTCGACAAAACAGAAGATATGGTTTAGTGTTTAGCACTTTAGGCACAGCAGATGAGATGAAACCATACAAGcagtaagaaaaagaatggatTCTTACCTTGCCAGTACCAGGTACACCATGGATATAAAGGCAGCGTCCTAGACACTGGTCCTTGCAAATTGCATCCTTCACAAATGTAGATATCTCCTCCATTTCTCTGAAACGAGACTTCAGCTGAGTAGCAGTTTCATAAGCATAAGAAATATCCAACAAGATGAACAAACATACTTATCCCTGCAAGGCAATGACTTAGGAAGAGTAGCCAGTAACAGGGTTGCTTTCGCCTTCTCCAGCTCAGTCTTTTGGTGGCACCGTACATGCTCAGGAATTTTTCGTATCCCAATTTTTTGTAGGCCATATATCCTTCCTTTCCTTGAATTCTAAGAGTAAATATTCCATTTCAGTAAAACAATATAAAACAGCAGATGAAGGGAGAAAGGAAGGACTATTACCGCCGCCAATTCATGTGATTGATTCCTTCTGGCAGAGAAACATGATTTAggttcttcctcctcgtcataTTCTGAATCTTCATCAGTGCCACTGTTATAATCATTACCGGCATTGTAAGGCTCATCATTGGGATCTTCCTTTGTCTACAAGAAATAAATAGGAAGAACGGTCACTGGGTAAACTGCAATGGTGTCCAAGCCTCTAAGCAGAGAGATTTGCTCTCAAAAGTTTATGCGCGTCTACCTCAGGCTCATCATCAATATCCGCCAAACGCTTAAAATTATGCCAGTGTATATCATATTCATATTCACAATAAAATACATCATCCCCTCCATCGTTGGCATCCCTAAAGTCTTTGGGGCACATTACAGAACAATGTCTAAGAATTGTTTCCATCTGCACAAGCAATAAGAACAAGGAACATAAAAACACAaatgaaacaaataaaaattgtgaaaaagcTAACTATACACACAGAAGAGAATGATCACCTCAATGTCACCAAGATCATTGGTACGGTACAGCTCTCTCCGCAAATTATGCGGCTGCCTTCCTGCTGCAGTCTCTTCAGGGATAATGTACCACCTTACCTTTGCCCAGAAGGTACCATCTGGCTCCCTCCATAAACTGTTGCAGACAAAAGCATCGTTATGTAAACCCACAGACAATGCAGAGAACAAGAACTGTCATTACAGCAAGAGGCATATCTGGAGATATATTCAGGTACTTCTATCACAACAAATCGTTTTTGTAACCCTTTTTTACTTTAGGAAAAAGCGGTGGACCAAGCATTCAGCAGTATAGAACAACGCCTCTAAAAACAACTATATTATCACTAGAAACATTAAAAAAACCTAAAAAGTAACTGATTACAGACCATTCAGTGTAAAAAACATAAATCATGAATAGGGAAAACTGTTGCACGGTCTATCCAAACACAGCACTAATTGACCACCTCATTCCAATTCACAGTGTAACCAACTATAGCCAATGCAAATATCTCAAGGAAAACAAAATACTAGACCAAATTACAGAGCTGTATAGCACACCACATGAACTTGAAAACCAATGCAATGCCAAAACCTCACTAACCTCTCGATGCGCGCGGCCCACAAATCACTGGAGAGGAGTTTCTCCTTGGCGGTTCTCACGATGCGCTTTCCCTCAGGAGGCCTGGGCCGCTCGACTGCCTTGCCAGCGCGCTCAGCCTCGCAGTACGGGCACGCCCAATCCCCTTCGGGCACCCGGCGCAGTGGCGGGCGCACGCACCGCAGGTGGAACCCGCCGAGGCAAGCGTCGCATTCCACCatcaccccgccgccggcgcggaagCACACGCGgcactcctcctcctcggggtcctccgCGTCCGACTCCGACTCCTCCCGACGCTTGACGTAAACGtcgtccccgacctcgaactcaCCACCATCGTACACCACCTTCCGGTAGTACGCCCTCTTTCTCCGCTGCCGCCTCTGCCGCTTCGGTTCGCGCTGGGCAGGGGTTttgggcgacggcgcggcgcgcTTGCCCCTGGCGGCGGGGGTCGGCGTAGCCTTCACGGGCACCTCCGGGGCGGCCTTCGTGGGAGtatcgaggaggcggcgggagcgtcGAACAGTGGATGGGGTCACCGGAGAcatcggcgccggcgaggtcgccgaTTTGGACTTCCGCCTGGGCGTGGGCTTGGACGGAGTGCAGGGGTCCATCTGAGgctcggcggaggcggcgatgggCTTCGCAGGAGAGGATCTGGGCTTGGATTTGGATCTGGAAGGGGTGGCGGAGAGATCCATCTCCGGGTTTCGCCGGagacggcgagggaagggaggcggaggaagggggGAATGTGgatttgaaatggaggatatCCGAAGTGGAGGGGACTGACGGGAGCAGACGGAGTTAGGGTTTGGGCAATTGGGCGGTTTGGCGCCCATTCGCACTGCAGCTTTGGTACTTTTGCAGTTTGGTCCTCTGATTATGGAAATTTCGTCTTCTTGTCCAGAAAGATTTCCATACGTCACTTCATTTTGGCATTCCATTttgtttcaaaaagaaaaaagaaaaaacgccACATACGCCAAGCCGATTCCATCAAATTTTTCCAAACACGAAGCCATTGATGCACATGCACTCTTTATCTAAGTTATAAATACTATTAACGGTACAAAACCGAGCTTCCATAAAAACAAAGTAAAATAAAAATGGGCATTCCATGAAACTCTTTTATTGTGTTAATTAGATCCACGAAAACTCTTAAAATGCATTTTAGCATCCTAATATTGTTAAAATTACATGTACATACCCCCTTCATTCGTACCTCCTCACCAATGTGGGATCGCTAGCGTGCAATGATTGTGTTTGGGCAAGAATTTGGGTGCTGATATAGTGATATTCATAGTTTAAGAGAAATAGCGAGTGTTTTAGTGCACTGCACAGTCCGTGCAGCACCAATGTCCTACTTGGTTCCCAGCCGCAACTCATCACGCGCGCGCTGAAGATGCGGCACCAAAATTCAACGCCACACTTATGGCAAAGAAATGAACTGGCCAACAGTTAAAATCATGTGGCACGCCGCAGTCCAGTAATCATCCAAGCACCTGCCAAGCTCCTGTGGTGACGTCGAACTCTAGGCATGGCGAGTCAGGGTGGGGAACCAAGCACACCCTAAAAAAACTCGCACCTAAATGGCTAAACACAATCATCGCCACTCTATTAATGCCATGTCGCGCGAAGAGGCACTAGCGAAAAAAAGGGTCTAGGCCTAGAAGGCATCACTAAGCAAGCAGGGTGCTAGATACATATTTTGAGAGTTCATAAATCTATGTGTCACAATGGTACAAGTTTTAAGGGCCGCCTATGTATTGTACTATGAAAACCATCAATAAACACACATAAATGTGGTCCATCGTTTTGTATATGCAAATTTCTTCGCAACAACTTATAGAATAAAGCACAATCCAAGCTTCAAAATTAGTTGGCTTTGCTAGCAGGGTTTGTATTTCCTCTTTGGCTAAAATGGGGCAGAATTGGCTGAGCAAATGCGTGCGCGGAGtggtttttttgcaaaatagtcATTATGGGGTGAAATCTCAAAAACTCAGGTGAcatgttgttttctttttgcaattTTCTCGTGCATATGTAACAATTGGACGCGATATGGATGTACGAGATGGACTTGTTTGAAGACTTCTAGTCTCTTTAACATGTTTTGGGTCTCCAAATTTTCCATTTTGGACCAGGTTAAAAGGCTCGccaaatatatttcatgatcCGAACTAAAAGCTTTTGATTTTGAATAATGTTTGGTGGTTTCTTCTTTCGAATATCTTTCACTGGAGTTTTTATGACCTAAGTCCTAAAAAATTGGAAAATTCCTTTGGAGCCGTAGGATTAAAATTTTGTACTTGAGATCTGGGTGGGGATGCAGGTTTTGTTGGGTTGACCCAACTACCCaatacccaaaaa
Above is a genomic segment from Setaria viridis chromosome 4, Setaria_viridis_v4.0, whole genome shotgun sequence containing:
- the LOC117853058 gene encoding origin of replication complex subunit 1 isoform X3 yields the protein MDLSATPSRSKSKPRSSPAKPIAASAEPQMDPCTPSKPTPRRKSKSATSPAPMSPVTPSTVRRSRRLLDTPTKAAPEVPVKATPTPAARGKRAAPSPKTPAQREPKRQRRQRRKRAYYRKVVYDGGEFEVGDDVYVKRREESESDAEDPEEEECRVCFRAGGGVMVECDACLGGFHLRCVRPPLRRVPEGDWACPYCEAERAGKAVERPRPPEGKRIVRTAKEKLLSSDLWAARIESLWREPDGTFWAKVRWYIIPEETAAGRQPHNLRRELYRTNDLGDIEMETILRHCSVMCPKDFRDANDGGDDVFYCEYEYDIHWHNFKRLADIDDEPETKEDPNDEPYNAGNDYNSGTDEDSEYDEEEEPKSCFSARRNQSHELAANSRKGRIYGLQKIGIRKIPEHVRCHQKTELEKAKATLLLATLPKSLPCRDKEMEEISTFVKDAICKDQCLGRCLYIHGVPGTGKTMSVLAVMRKLRSEFDSGTLKPYCFIEINGLKLASPENIYKVIYEQLSGHRVGWKKALHYLTEHFSGVSKIGKQANQPIILLIDELDLLLTRNQSVLYNILDWPTKPNSNLVVIGIANTMDLPEKLLPRISSRMGIQRLCFGPYNFRQLQEIITSRLKGIDAFEEQAIEFASRKVAAMSGDARRALEICRRAAEFADYRVKQSQQSGKTSANKGDGVVCMGDIEAAIQEVFQAPHIQVMKNCPKFGKVILVAMVHELYKSGLGEVTFDKVSCDWHEPFRGCFSPMLSVGYIAHRSVIYNELFIC
- the LOC117853058 gene encoding origin of replication complex subunit 1 isoform X2, which codes for MDLSATPSRSKSKPRSSPAKPIAASAEPQMDPCTPSKPTPRRKSKSATSPAPMSPVTPSTVRRSRRLLDTPTKAAPEVPVKATPTPAARGKRAAPSPKTPAQREPKRQRRQRRKRAYYRKVVYDGGEFEVGDDVYVKRREESESDAEDPEEEECRVCFRAGGGVMVECDACLGGFHLRCVRPPLRRVPEGDWACPYCEAERAGKAVERPRPPEGKRIVRTAKEKLLSSDLWAARIESLWREPDGTFWAKVRWYIIPEETAAGRQPHNLRRELYRTNDLGDIEMETILRHCSVMCPKDFRDANDGGDDVFYCEYEYDIHWHNFKRLADIDDEPETKEDPNDEPYNAGNDYNSGTDEDSEYDEEEEPKSCFSARRNQSHELAANSRKGRIYGLQKIGIRKIPEHVRCHQKTELEKAKATLLLATLPKSLPCRDKEMEEISTFVKDAICKDQCLGRCLYIHGVPGTGKTMSVLAVMRKLRSEFDSGTLKPYCFIEINGLKLASPENIYKVIYEQLSGHRVGWKKALHYLTEHFSGVSKIGKQANQPIILLIDELDLLLTRNQSVLYNILDWPTKPNSNLVVIGIANTMDLPEKLLPRISSRMGIQRLCFGPYNFRQLQEIITSRLKGIDAFEEQAIEFASRKVAAMSGDARRALEICRRAAEFADYRVKQSQQSGKTSANKGDGVVCMGDIEAAIQEVFQAPHIQVMKNCPKFGKVILVAMVHELYKSGLGEVTFDKACTLICQVSCDWHEPFRGCFSPMLSVGYIAHRSVIYNELFIC
- the LOC117853058 gene encoding origin of replication complex subunit 1 isoform X1: MDLSATPSRSKSKPRSSPAKPIAASAEPQMDPCTPSKPTPRRKSKSATSPAPMSPVTPSTVRRSRRLLDTPTKAAPEVPVKATPTPAARGKRAAPSPKTPAQREPKRQRRQRRKRAYYRKVVYDGGEFEVGDDVYVKRREESESDAEDPEEEECRVCFRAGGGVMVECDACLGGFHLRCVRPPLRRVPEGDWACPYCEAERAGKAVERPRPPEGKRIVRTAKEKLLSSDLWAARIESLWREPDGTFWAKVRWYIIPEETAAGRQPHNLRRELYRTNDLGDIEMETILRHCSVMCPKDFRDANDGGDDVFYCEYEYDIHWHNFKRLADIDDEPETKEDPNDEPYNAGNDYNSGTDEDSEYDEEEEPKSCFSARRNQSHELAANSRKGRIYGLQKIGIRKIPEHVRCHQKTELEKAKATLLLATLPKSLPCRDKEMEEISTFVKDAICKDQCLGRCLYIHGVPGTGKTMSVLAVMRKLRSEFDSGTLKPYCFIEINGLKLASPENIYKVIYEQLSGHRVGWKKALHYLTEHFSGVSKIGKQANQPIILLIDELDLLLTRNQSVLYNILDWPTKPNSNLVVIGIANTMDLPEKLLPRISSRMGIQRLCFGPYNFRQLQEIITSRLKGIDAFEEQAIEFASRKVAAMSGDARRALEICRRAAEFADYRVKQSQQSGKTSANKGDGVVCMGDIEAAIQEVFQAPHIQVMKNCPKFGKVILVAMVHELYKSGLGEVTFDKLATTVLSWCQVNRELLPGYDTLMKICCKLGESKVILCEEGSKHKLQKLQLNYPSDDITFALKESPDLPWLSKYL